From one Leptidea sinapis chromosome 22, ilLepSina1.1, whole genome shotgun sequence genomic stretch:
- the LOC126970801 gene encoding uncharacterized protein LOC126970801 isoform X1, whose amino-acid sequence MSKRYIFPQEYGDRKRAKLDVTVSDHNFPVSQAGPTSDTWGDDNDDEILLLASQVCEQAYNDKNTSFLPDYSLCMNPVTTSTQYEPVPSTSKAPGVFKRPNKTPLSMVSTKLRDRCEKMSLPLSGITSKINSMENVHLSDDLIVNDKIFKGQDGDNMYKQYLKLQEENTKLKSENGKLLEKCVTKEGEASILRTQLKSCQTAVDNVRLEKIKAQENAKAEWMDKIKAASNEINNLKSQLDFKNIEIISIKEKCKMLESPKIKLNQVTVGPNDISTSHRQNYSVRDKDGSMTQLKRVKTASSGVQTENKAYFVNYNIPYREVTSNLKKILPLILEATAHEHSVLEYNKKLQTLGASLNKFRIFSTFHRLPSTPSPSRSKSGVKMSSVYEEISCIVAGDNCDARYLNMLNIVESVLNEVHGELSTISHRLTTSFLKEMDERYIECTTALTYSSGECLLRGRSLYKDEQAILARRTVAVLSVLLDNCESKCSAESYEKRFNELIGNIRRICTALETTNCSVLYSGFLLSITRLLTSIHRHTEIAAHIIDIAKVMISSRPMPVVADATLQLLSVVDECALCTGTVGNLRVDYDQGVLLYKKDSCHLQVLLKQVEVYIKCVESAYLYSETIHTSKCLLLLYNSCGGDSSGSEVRCECRCVLMQVIVYALLVCARFLDTISGDKDELISVCRSGVRILYESVLRDVEFGSQLGFNEGHLIELCEIIKRYEHQEIYLLMLSEISSIFQLCAEETSASYSQKTFVESFNTFSITD is encoded by the exons ATGTCTAAGCGATATATATTTCCTCAAGAATATGGAGACCGGAAGAGAGCAAAACTTGATGTCACTGTATCTGATCATAATTTCCCTGTTAGCCAAGCAGGTCCAACATCAG ACACATGGggtgatgataatgatgatgaaatacTACTTTTGGCAAGTCAAGTGTGTGAGCAAGCttataatgataaaaacacAAGTTTTCTACCAGACTATAGTTTATGTATGAACCCAGTTACTACCAGCACCCAGTATGAACCAGTTCCAAGCACATCCAAAGCTCCAGGTGTTTTCAAGAGACCTAATAAGACCCCTCTGAGTATGGTATCCACAAAATTGAGGGATAGATGTGAAAAAATGTCCCTGCCTCTCTCAGGTATCACATCAAAAATTAACAGCATGGAGAATGTCCACCTTTCTGATGACTTGATTGtcaatgataaaatatttaaaggccAGGATGGTGATAACATGTATAAACAATATCTTAAGTTGCAAGAAGAGAATACAAAGTTAAAATCGGAAAATGGTAAGCTGCTTGAGAAGTGTGTTACAAAAGAAGGTGAGGCTTCAATACTCCGAACGCAGCTAAAATCCTGTCAGACTGCAGTTGATAATGTTAGGttagagaaaataaaagctCAGGAAAATGCTAAGGCAGAGTGGATGGATAAAATTAAGGCAGCCTCTAAtgagattaataatttaaaatcacaattaGATTTTAAG AATATCGAAATAATAAGCATCAAAGAGAAGTGTAAAATGTTGGAATCCCCAAAAATTAAGCTAAATCAAGTTACTGTTGGACCTAATGATATATCAACAAG TCATAGACAAAACTACAGTGTCAGAGATAAGGATGGAAGTATGACTCAGTTAAAGAGAGTTAAAACCGCCTCAAGTGGTGTACAGACAGAAAATAAAGCATACTTTGTAAACTACAATATTCCATACAGAGaag TAACATCAaatctaaagaaaatattacCTTTGATTTTGGAGGCAACAGCCCATGAGCACTCTGTGTTAGAGTACAATAAAAAGCTACAAACACTGGGCGCGTCTTTGAACAAATTTAGAATATTTAGTACATTCCATCGTTTGCCGTCCACTCCCAGCCCCAGTAGAAGTAAAAGTGGTGTAAAAATGTCTAGTGTTTATGAAGAGATCAGTTGTATTGTAGCAGGAGATAACTGTGATGCaagatatttaaat ATGCTGAACATCGTGGAGTCGGTATTGAACGAAGTGCACGGCGAACTGAGCACGATATCGCATCGGTTGACGACATCGTTTCTGAAGGAAATGGACGAAAGGTACATCGAGTGTACGACGGCTCTTACTTATAGTAGCGGTGAATGCCTTTTGCGCGGACG GTCTCTATACAAAGACGAGCAGGCAATACTAGCGCGACGAACAGTTGCTGTTTTATCAGTGTTGCTAGATAACTGTGAAAGCAAGTGTAGTGCTGAGTCGTACGAGAAACGATTCAATGAGCTCATTGGTAATATACGACGGATATGTACGGCTTTGGAGACTACG aaTTGTTCCGTCTTATACAGCGGATTTCTTCTCTCCATCACGAGGTTATTAACCAGCATACACCGACACACAGAAATAGCCGCACACATAATAGACATAGCTAAGGTGATGATATCGTCTCGACCGATGCCCGTCGTTGCCGACGCTACACTGCAATTGTTGAGTGTGGTTGATGAATGTGCGCTCTGTACCGGTACCGTCGGCAACCTCAGAGTGGATTATGATCAGGgtgttttattgtataaaaaag ACTCGTGCCATTTACAAGTGTTGCTGAAACAGGTGGAGGTTTATATAAAGTGTGTAGAGAGTGCATATTTATACTCAGAGACAATACATACTTCCAAGTGTTTATTGTTGCTGTATAATAGTTGTGGAGGTGACAGTAGTGGGAGTGAAGTGAG ATGTGAATGTCGGTGCGTGTTGATGCAGGTCATCGTATACGCGTTGCTGGTCTGTGCCAGGTTTCTCGACACAATTTCAG GTGACAAAGATGAGTTAATAAGTGTGTGCCGCAGTGGTGTACGGATCTTGTATGAGAGTGTCCTGAGGGACGTGGAGTTCGGTTCCCAGCTGGGATTCAACGAGGGGCACCTCATCGAGCTCTGTGAAATTATCAAGCGGTACGAACACCAAGAGATTTATT TGCTAATGCTGTCGGAGATATCCAGTATATTCCAGCTGTGTGCTGAAGAGACCAGCGCCTCCTACTCGCAAAAGACCTTCGTTGAGAGCTTTAATACTTTCAGTATAACTGACTGA
- the LOC126970801 gene encoding uncharacterized protein LOC126970801 isoform X2 — MSKRYIFPQEYGDRKRAKLDVTVSDHNFPVSQAGPTSDTWGDDNDDEILLLASQVCEQAYNDKNTSFLPDYSLCMNPVTTSTQYEPVPSTSKAPGVFKRPNKTPLSMVSTKLRDRCEKMSLPLSGITSKINSMENVHLSDDLIVNDKIFKGQDGDNMYKQYLKLQEENTKLKSENGKLLEKCVTKEGEASILRTQLKSCQTAVDNVRLEKIKAQENAKAEWMDKIKAASNEINNLKSQLDFKNIEIISIKEKCKMLESPKIKLNQVTVGPNDISTSHRQNYSVRDKDGSMTQLKRVKTASSGVQTENKAYFVNYNIPYREVTSNLKKILPLILEATAHEHSVLEYNKKLQTLGASLNKFRIFSTFHRLPSTPSPSRSKSGVKMSSVYEEISCIVAGDNCDARYLNMLNIVESVLNEVHGELSTISHRLTTSFLKEMDERSLYKDEQAILARRTVAVLSVLLDNCESKCSAESYEKRFNELIGNIRRICTALETTNCSVLYSGFLLSITRLLTSIHRHTEIAAHIIDIAKVMISSRPMPVVADATLQLLSVVDECALCTGTVGNLRVDYDQGVLLYKKDSCHLQVLLKQVEVYIKCVESAYLYSETIHTSKCLLLLYNSCGGDSSGSEVRCECRCVLMQVIVYALLVCARFLDTISGDKDELISVCRSGVRILYESVLRDVEFGSQLGFNEGHLIELCEIIKRYEHQEIYLLMLSEISSIFQLCAEETSASYSQKTFVESFNTFSITD, encoded by the exons ATGTCTAAGCGATATATATTTCCTCAAGAATATGGAGACCGGAAGAGAGCAAAACTTGATGTCACTGTATCTGATCATAATTTCCCTGTTAGCCAAGCAGGTCCAACATCAG ACACATGGggtgatgataatgatgatgaaatacTACTTTTGGCAAGTCAAGTGTGTGAGCAAGCttataatgataaaaacacAAGTTTTCTACCAGACTATAGTTTATGTATGAACCCAGTTACTACCAGCACCCAGTATGAACCAGTTCCAAGCACATCCAAAGCTCCAGGTGTTTTCAAGAGACCTAATAAGACCCCTCTGAGTATGGTATCCACAAAATTGAGGGATAGATGTGAAAAAATGTCCCTGCCTCTCTCAGGTATCACATCAAAAATTAACAGCATGGAGAATGTCCACCTTTCTGATGACTTGATTGtcaatgataaaatatttaaaggccAGGATGGTGATAACATGTATAAACAATATCTTAAGTTGCAAGAAGAGAATACAAAGTTAAAATCGGAAAATGGTAAGCTGCTTGAGAAGTGTGTTACAAAAGAAGGTGAGGCTTCAATACTCCGAACGCAGCTAAAATCCTGTCAGACTGCAGTTGATAATGTTAGGttagagaaaataaaagctCAGGAAAATGCTAAGGCAGAGTGGATGGATAAAATTAAGGCAGCCTCTAAtgagattaataatttaaaatcacaattaGATTTTAAG AATATCGAAATAATAAGCATCAAAGAGAAGTGTAAAATGTTGGAATCCCCAAAAATTAAGCTAAATCAAGTTACTGTTGGACCTAATGATATATCAACAAG TCATAGACAAAACTACAGTGTCAGAGATAAGGATGGAAGTATGACTCAGTTAAAGAGAGTTAAAACCGCCTCAAGTGGTGTACAGACAGAAAATAAAGCATACTTTGTAAACTACAATATTCCATACAGAGaag TAACATCAaatctaaagaaaatattacCTTTGATTTTGGAGGCAACAGCCCATGAGCACTCTGTGTTAGAGTACAATAAAAAGCTACAAACACTGGGCGCGTCTTTGAACAAATTTAGAATATTTAGTACATTCCATCGTTTGCCGTCCACTCCCAGCCCCAGTAGAAGTAAAAGTGGTGTAAAAATGTCTAGTGTTTATGAAGAGATCAGTTGTATTGTAGCAGGAGATAACTGTGATGCaagatatttaaat ATGCTGAACATCGTGGAGTCGGTATTGAACGAAGTGCACGGCGAACTGAGCACGATATCGCATCGGTTGACGACATCGTTTCTGAAGGAAATGGACGAAAG GTCTCTATACAAAGACGAGCAGGCAATACTAGCGCGACGAACAGTTGCTGTTTTATCAGTGTTGCTAGATAACTGTGAAAGCAAGTGTAGTGCTGAGTCGTACGAGAAACGATTCAATGAGCTCATTGGTAATATACGACGGATATGTACGGCTTTGGAGACTACG aaTTGTTCCGTCTTATACAGCGGATTTCTTCTCTCCATCACGAGGTTATTAACCAGCATACACCGACACACAGAAATAGCCGCACACATAATAGACATAGCTAAGGTGATGATATCGTCTCGACCGATGCCCGTCGTTGCCGACGCTACACTGCAATTGTTGAGTGTGGTTGATGAATGTGCGCTCTGTACCGGTACCGTCGGCAACCTCAGAGTGGATTATGATCAGGgtgttttattgtataaaaaag ACTCGTGCCATTTACAAGTGTTGCTGAAACAGGTGGAGGTTTATATAAAGTGTGTAGAGAGTGCATATTTATACTCAGAGACAATACATACTTCCAAGTGTTTATTGTTGCTGTATAATAGTTGTGGAGGTGACAGTAGTGGGAGTGAAGTGAG ATGTGAATGTCGGTGCGTGTTGATGCAGGTCATCGTATACGCGTTGCTGGTCTGTGCCAGGTTTCTCGACACAATTTCAG GTGACAAAGATGAGTTAATAAGTGTGTGCCGCAGTGGTGTACGGATCTTGTATGAGAGTGTCCTGAGGGACGTGGAGTTCGGTTCCCAGCTGGGATTCAACGAGGGGCACCTCATCGAGCTCTGTGAAATTATCAAGCGGTACGAACACCAAGAGATTTATT TGCTAATGCTGTCGGAGATATCCAGTATATTCCAGCTGTGTGCTGAAGAGACCAGCGCCTCCTACTCGCAAAAGACCTTCGTTGAGAGCTTTAATACTTTCAGTATAACTGACTGA
- the LOC126970863 gene encoding protein YIPF1 yields the protein MSYVNTGDLLNFQDYSPEHNRTARIDVEAVHTNQYNSGNSNFNYEEPKIVTEDEEPAPKSGNHNFWTIEYYQKYFDVHTNEVVERIISSVLPQKVSRNYFDERIKGKPDLYGPIWISVTLIFTIAVSGNIASYLQNANKEIHWRYDFHLVSYAATAIFCYVWLVPLALWAALKFTIVPDGQEQLETQTPESPTMMSLFCLYGYSLSIYIPVAILWTIQVSWLQWLLVLLGAFVSGAVLIFWLLPALRKSKYFLVLIASILAFHFLLAAGFMLYFFHVPDNVTTVLTTSTTAKAIVNSA from the exons ATGTCCTACGTTAATACGGGTGACCTACTGAATTTTCAAGATTATTCGCCCGAGCATAATAGGACCGCTCGAATTGACGTGGAAGCTGTGCACACAAATCAATATAATAGCGGAAACTCAAATTTCAATTATGAAGAGCCAAAAATTGTTACTGAGGATGAAGAGCCAGCTCCTAAAAGTG GAAATCATAACTTTTGGACAATAGAGTATTACCAGAAGTATTTTGATGTACATACAAATGAGGTGGTGGAGAGAATAATATCGTCGGTGCTCCCACAGAAAGTATCACGGAACTATTTTGATGAGAGAATCAAGGGTAAACCTGATCTTTATGGACCCATATGGATATCTGTGACATTG ATTTTCACAATCGCTGTTAGCGGCAATATTGCAAGCTACCTTCAAAATGCAAACAAAGAGATACACTGGAGATATGACTTTCATCTGGTATCCTATGCGGCCACTGCAATATTCTGTTATGTGTGGCTTGTCCCTCTGGCTCTGTGGGCAGCATTGAAGTTTACTATTGTCCCTGATGGACAGGAGCAGCTTGAGACACAG ACACCAGAATCGCCAACAATGATGTCACTGTTCTGTCTGTATGGCTATTCATTATCCATATACATTCCAGTAGCTATTCTGTGGACTATCCAAGTGTCATGGCTGCAGTGGCTTCTCGTGCTCTTAGGAGCATTCGTTTCCGGAGCTGTGCTGATTTTCTGGCTCTTGCCGGCTTTGAGGAAGTCCAAATACTTCCTTGTTCTTATTGCTTCAATACTGGCATTCCATTTTCTCCTTGCGGCTGGGTTCATGCTGTATTTCTTTCATGTACCAGATAATGTAACTACTGTTTTAACTACTTCAACTACTGCTAAGGCCATTGTTAATTCTGCATAA